A genomic stretch from Mastacembelus armatus chromosome 12, fMasArm1.2, whole genome shotgun sequence includes:
- the LOC113124124 gene encoding alpha-2B adrenergic receptor, whose protein sequence is MAAAPDAPCLSELGGLPSRNVSFISSTRPCNRSTIRTSPYSPQATAAFAIVITFMMLLTIVGNILVIIAVLTSRSLKGAQNLFLVSLAAADILVATLIIPFSLANELQGYWAFSSIWCEIYLALDVLFCTSSIVHLCAIALDRYLSISRPVSYGAKRTSSRIKAAIIVVWLISAVISFPPLLTLDKSEGGEEVCELNSESWYILYSTIGSFFAPCVIMILVYVRIYQIAKQHTRCPPGQKHKAAAEGGNASVATSEPVAKLSDQSQQNGDQGGTTGSQRDKVLTNMSGSDSTLSSLQKENIMSQDTQHFLPHPSSTAAQKSSSSSNLQHDSQILSAVPHKEPQKRKDEGGGELHDNTSSSGSELEGGEDGDLGEGGKEEANTPEAQTLGLPQRKVFKVQVLNLACRYKNTMATSSGTKLVPEGTPTIQGTPVSRRKAMANREKRFTFVLAVVMGVFVICWFPFFFSYSLQAVCPQTCSIPNPLFKFFFWIGYCNSCLNPVIYTIFNKDFRKAFKRILCRDAKGTFF, encoded by the coding sequence ATGGCAGCTGCTCCAGACGCCCCCTGCCTATCGGAGCTCGGTGGACTCCCCAGCAGGAACGTCAGCTTCATCTCCAGCACCCGCCCCTGCAACCGGAGCACCATCAGAACCTCGCCCTACAGCCCACAAGCCACCGCGGCCTTTGCCATTGTCATCACCTTCATGATGCTCCTGACCATCGTCGGTAACATCCTGGTCATCATTGCTGTCCTGACATCCCGATCCCTGAAGGGGGCCCAGAACCTGTTCCTGGTGTCCCTGGCTGCTGCGGATATTTTAGTGGCCACGCTAATTATTCCCTTCTCGTTGGCTAATGAGCTGCAGGGCTACTGGGCCTTTAGCTCCATTTGGTGTGAGATTTACCTGGCGCTGGATGTTCTGTTCTGCACCTCCTCCATCGTGCATCTGTGTGCCATAGCTTTGGACCGCTACCTGTCCATCTCCCGGCCTGTGTCCTACGGCGCCAAACGTACTTCCTCACGCATCAAGGCGGCCATCATTGTAGTCTGGCTGATCTCAGCCGTCAtctctttccctcctcttctcACCCTGGACAAGAGCGAAGGAGGTGAAGAGGTGTGTGAACTAAACAGCGAGAGCTGGTATATTCTCTACTCCACCATCGGCTCGTTCTTCGCCCCCTGCGTGATAATGATTCTGGTGTATGTGCGGATTTATCAGATCGCCAAGCAGCACACTCGCTGCCCGCCCGGGCAGAAGCACAAAGCAGCAGCGGAAGGAGGAAATGCCAGCGTGGCAACAAGCGAGCCTGTGGCGAAGCTATCAgatcagtcacaacagaacGGGGATCAAGGAGGTACAACTGGCAGCCAGCGAGATAAAGTCCTGACCAACATGTCTGGCTCAGATTCAACCCTGTCATCACTTCAGAAGGAGAACATCATGAGCCAGGACACCCAGCACTTCCTTCCTCATCCAAGTTCCACTGCAGCCCAAAAATCCTCCTCGTCTTCAAACCTCCAACATGACAGCCAGATCCTCTCAGCTGTTCCCCACAAAGAGCCCCAGAAACGTAAAGACGAAGGGGGCGGAGAGCTTCACGACAACACCTCCAGCTCTGGCTCTGAGCTGGAAGGCGGTGAGGATGGTGATCTCGGAGAGGGCGGCAAAGAAGAGGCAAACACACCTGAGGCACAAACTTTGGGATTGCCCCAAAGAAAAGTGTTTAAAGTTCAGGTGCTAAACTTGGCCTGCAGATACAAAAACACCATGGCCACATCATCCGGCACCAAACTGGTACCCGAGGGAACACCAACGATTCAGGGGACGCCAGTGTCCCGCCGTAAAGCCATGGCGAACAGGGAGAAGAGGTTCACCTTCGTCTTGGCCGTGGTGATGGGAGTGTTTGTGATCTGCTGgttccctttcttcttctcttactCTCTGCAGGCAGTGTGCCCCCAAACCTGCAGCATCCCTAACCCCTTGTTCAAATTCTTCTTTTGGATCGGCTACTGCAACTCCTGCCTCAACCCAGTCATATACACCATCTTCAACAAGGACTTCAGGAAGGCCTTTAAGAGGATACTGTGCAGGGACGCAAAGGGCACGTTCTTCTAG